Genomic segment of Sphingomonas sp. KRR8:
AAAGGCCGAAAACGGCCATGACACTGTCGCCGCCGAAGGCGTGGACGCGACCGTCATGTTCGCGAACACAGCGCGCGAGGGAGGCGTAGATCGCCTGAACGAACTCCAGCGACCTTTCTTCGCCAAGCTTTTCGAGGGTGGCGGTGTAACCGACCATGTCGGCAAACAGGACAGACACGTGGCGCCGCTCACCGCCGGCGGGAGAAGCATGGCCTTGAGAGGTTGGACTCTCGATCACGTGGCTCTTCTCTCAAAGCTGGCACATCGGATCGAGGGAAGTTCGTCGCGATGCGCTCAGCAACCGTCCTTAATCGAAACTTGAACGAATAGCAGTAGCGCAGAATTTACCCGCGCACACGCGAGTCGTGAAGGCGCATCTCCACCGAACGGCAGGAACTAGCGCGAAAGCCGGGGCGATCGGAGTACGCGCGCGCTGCTGGAGCGCAGCCGGTCTTTGCTAATCAGGCTTTCGGCCGCAGCGTCTCGCGGCCCAGGGCAGCGGTCGGCGCCGCCGGCATGTCAGGGTGTCATGAACAACAAAAAGGCGGCGGCGTCTTCCGACGCCGCCGCCCAATTGTTCGAGCCGTAGCTCGCGAGCTCTTACGAGTTCGCGCCGCTCAGGCTGTTCGAAACGCCCGTGAAGGTGCGGCTCAGCTGGTTGCCGACCGCGCCCAGCGCGGTGATGCAAGCAACGGCGATCAGAGCGGCGATCAGGCCGTACTCGATCGCGGTGGCACCCTCTTCATTCTTCATGATCTTCTTGATGAACTTCGACATGTCCGGTCTCCTAGTTCCACTCACCTGGGCTTACGCCCCACCGGCGGATCACTCAGGAGCCCGTCGGTTGAGAGCATCTCTACGAGTCGGTGGTTGAGAAGCCGTTAAAGCGCCTCCTTAATTTGCCTTTACAGATTCAGGGGCTCAATTTGTCATTATAGGCGGTCGAGCAGCCGTTCGGCGTCTTTCATCAAATCACCGACCCATTGCGAGGGATCGACATCCCAATCCGACGGCAGCGGGCTCTTGCGAGTCGGCGGGGGAAGACGGCGGGGCGGCTGGTAGTCGCCTGGAAGCGAGGTTGCGTTTCGCCCGTCTACCGCGAGCGCCGGCGCCATGAATGCACGCCAGATTTCCGCCGGGGCGCTGCCGCCGCTCATCGAATGCGCCATTGGTGTGTTGTCGTCGCGGCCGACCCAGACGCCGACGACCAGGTCACCCGCAAAGCCGACGAACAGCGCATCGCGATTGTCCTGGCTGGTGCCGGTCTTGCCGAAGGTGGGCGTCGACAGCGCGGCCCGCCGGCCGGTGCCTTCGTTGGCGGCCGCCCACAGCAGGTCGAGCATGGGCTTCCAGTCGCGCGAGCGATCGAGCCGACCGCCCTGGGTGAAGAAGAGCGAGGACAGGTTCGATTCGTCCGCGCCTTCCTTGGCCGGCTGGGGCGGAAGCCCTGACGCACGCACCGGATAGCGTCCGCTGGCGATCGCCGCATAAGCGCTGGTCAGCTCAAGCAGGCTGACACCTGCGCTGCCAAGCGCCACGCTGGGTGTATTGGGCAGCGGGGTGGAGATGCCGAGGTCGCGCGCCGCGCGCAGGACGTTCTGCCGTCCGACGCTTTCAGACAGGCGCACCGACGCGGCATTGCTGGACCGCGCGAACGCCTCCTTGAGCGTAATGTCACCCCGGTAGACGCCGTCGCTGTTGGTCGGCGACCAGCCGTCGATCTTGATGGGCGTGTCCGAGATCTTGCTGTCGGGCGTCCAGCCGGAACGCAGCGCGGCGAGGTAGACGAACAGCTTGAAGGTGCTGCCCGGTTGCCGGCGGCCCTGGGTCGCCCGGTTGAAGGGAGAGGCCTTGTAGCTGTTCCCACCGACCATCGCGACCACCCGTCCGTCCGGGCGCATCGCCACCAGCGCGGCCTGCGCGCCGCCGATGCTGGCGTTGGCGACCGCCCGGCTGGCGAGCCGTTGAAGCCGCGAATCGAGCGTCGTCTTCACCTTGATCTCACCGAAGTCGGCGGCGAACGCGTCGGCGGCCTGCGGCGCGACCCAGTCGGCGAAATAGGTGCCGGTGGGAACCTTGGCATCGACGATCACCGGCCGGGCCGATGCGGCAGCCCGCGCGCGGGCGAGCGAGATAACTCCGGTGTCGGCCATTTCCTGCAACACCAGCCGCGAGCGCTTCTGCGCGGCGGGGAGGTTGTGAGTCGGCGCGAGGCGGGAGGGCGCCTGGACCATTCCGGCCAGCATTGCCGACTGGGCGAGCGTCAGATTCTCGGGATCGCGTCCGAAATAATGGTGAGCGGCAGCGCGCAGCCCATAGACGCCATCGCCGAAATAGACCGACGAGAGGTAGCGGGAGAGGATCTCATCCTTCGTCAGCCACGCCTCGAGCCAGAAGGCGATGATCACTTCCTGGGCCTTGCGCTTGAGATTGCGGTCGGAGGACAGGAAGCTGGTCTTGGCAAGCTGCTGGGTGATCGTGCTGCCACCCTGGCGCACGCCGCCGGCGTGAAGGTTGGTGATCAGCGCACGGCCGATGGAGCGGGGGTCGATGCCCCAGTGCGAGTAAAAGCGCCGGTCCTCGATCGCGACAAAGGCGCCCGGCGTATATTTGTTGAGCCTGGCAACTTCCACCGGCGCTTCCTTGATCGCGCCGCGCCGCGCGATCGCCTGCCCGTCGGCGGACACGATCAGCATGGCCGGGTTCGGCAGCGGCTCCAGCGCGCGGCCAAGCGGGGCCGTGAAGACCAGCCACAGGATGGTGATCAGCAGCAGCGCGAAGAAGGTGGTGAGCGCCCAGCGCAGCCAGCGGCGGCGGCGGCGCGGCGGTGGGGCTAGCTCGTCCTCCGAATGAGGATCGACCTCGGGCGCGAACGGATCTGGCAGGTCCTCGACGGGAGTGCCGGAGCGGCTGAGCCAGGGAGAATCGCGGTCGGCCATGCGCGCTTTAAGCACCTCTTCGGACTGACCTACGCGGGTAATACAGTTCGCGTGGCTTGTGAAGGCTTGGGTGAAGGTGCGCCAGCCGCTAGAGCAGACAAGATGAACCGTGTCCGACTTCTGCTGCTCGGAGCGCTGGCGCTGGCCGGGGGCTGCCAGAAGCAGGAAACCGGCGCGGTGCGGGTCGTGGTCGCCGGCGACGCGCCCGCAGTGGTCGATCCGGCAGATGGGCCGATCGACGGGCCGCAGGCGGTGCTGCTGTCCGCCGTGGCGCAGGGGCTGGTGCGGTTCGACGGCGACGGCAATATCGTTGGCGGCCTGGCCGAGCGCTGGAACGTGTCCAACGACGGGCTGCTCTACATCTTCCGGCTACAGAGCGGGACATGGCCGGGCGGGCGCAAGATCGTCGCGGAAGACGTCGCCCGCCTCCTTCGGCGCGAGATTGCGAGGGCAAGCCGCAACAGCCTGAAGGACACTGCGGGAGCCGTCACGCAGATCGTGGCGATGACCGACCGGGTTCTCGCCATCCAGCTGTTCGCGCCGCGACCGCACCTCCTGCAGCTGCTCGCCCAGCCGGAATTCGGCATCGTTCGCGGTGATGTCGGCACCGGGCCGTTCACGCTGGCGCAGCAGGGCCGATGGATGCAGCTCAGCCGGACGTTGCCGTCCGGGGAGGACGAGGAGCCGCAGGTCGAGCGCGTGATGCTGACCGCCGCCCCCATGACCGCGGCGGTGCGGGCGTTCACCGACCGCAAGGTGGGCCTGGTGCTTGGCGGGACCTTTGCCGACCTGCCGCTGACCAATGACGCGCGCCTGCCGCGCGGGACGTTGCGCTTCGATCCCGCCGCCGGGCTGTTCGGCCTCGTTCCAGGGCGAGCCAACGGACTGCTGGCCGACCGCGAGGTTCGCGACCTCCTCGACCGCGCGATCGACCGGCCCGCGCTGGTCAGCGCGCTGGGCGTTCCGGACCTGCAACCAAGAGCCTCGATCCTGGAAGGCGGACTGGACGGCAACATCGCTCCGGCGAACCCGGCGTGGGCGGGGCAGCAGCTGTCCGATCGTCTGCCCGCCCTCGTCGCCGAGGCGCACCGGCTGTTTCCGCGCAAGCCTGGAGATCAGCCGCCCGTGATACGCGTCGCGGTGCCGCGCTCACCAGGAGGCGCCGCGCTGCTGCAGCGGCTTCGTGCCGACTGGCGCCGGCTGGGGATCATGGTCGCCCATGCCGATGACGAGGACGAGGCGGACCTCAGGTTGATCGACTGGGTGGCGCCGTCCGTATCCCCGGCCTGGTACCTGCGTTCCTTCCGCTGCGGCGCGGTGCCCATCTGCGTTCCGCAAGCCGAGGAGCCGCTCAACATCGCGCGCGAGACACTCAACGTCGCCGAGCGCAACGCCCGCCTGGCCGAAGCCGAGCGGATGATGCGCGACAATGTGCTGTTCATGCCGCTGGCGGCGCCGGTGCGCTGGTCGCTGGTCCGCGACCTGCCGGGTTTTCAGGAGAACCGTTTCGCTCGCCATTCATTGAGTGATCTCAGGAATGGGAGCAGTCAGTAGCCATGGTGACAGAGACAAAGGGCGCGAAGATCGGCCGGTTCACCGTGTCGGGCGAGCCGCGAGCGGTGCGCGACCGCATCGAGGGACTGGAGCATGTGCTGGAGCGGCTGGTGGTGCTGCCGGGCATCAACCGGCCCGTGGGCCTGGACGTGGTGCTCGACTTCGTGCCGGTGGTCGGGCCGACGGTGGCCGCGGGACTTGGCGCCTATCTGGCGTGGGAGGCGCGCAACCTTGGCATGTCCAAGTGGCAGCTGAGCCGGATGGCCGGCAATATCGGGGTCGACTGGCTGCTGGGCATGATCCCCTTCGTCGGGGCAGTGCCGGATTTCTTC
This window contains:
- a CDS encoding Flp family type IVb pilin — translated: MSKFIKKIMKNEEGATAIEYGLIAALIAVACITALGAVGNQLSRTFTGVSNSLSGANS
- a CDS encoding transglycosylase domain-containing protein, whose translation is MADRDSPWLSRSGTPVEDLPDPFAPEVDPHSEDELAPPPRRRRRWLRWALTTFFALLLITILWLVFTAPLGRALEPLPNPAMLIVSADGQAIARRGAIKEAPVEVARLNKYTPGAFVAIEDRRFYSHWGIDPRSIGRALITNLHAGGVRQGGSTITQQLAKTSFLSSDRNLKRKAQEVIIAFWLEAWLTKDEILSRYLSSVYFGDGVYGLRAAAHHYFGRDPENLTLAQSAMLAGMVQAPSRLAPTHNLPAAQKRSRLVLQEMADTGVISLARARAAASARPVIVDAKVPTGTYFADWVAPQAADAFAADFGEIKVKTTLDSRLQRLASRAVANASIGGAQAALVAMRPDGRVVAMVGGNSYKASPFNRATQGRRQPGSTFKLFVYLAALRSGWTPDSKISDTPIKIDGWSPTNSDGVYRGDITLKEAFARSSNAASVRLSESVGRQNVLRAARDLGISTPLPNTPSVALGSAGVSLLELTSAYAAIASGRYPVRASGLPPQPAKEGADESNLSSLFFTQGGRLDRSRDWKPMLDLLWAAANEGTGRRAALSTPTFGKTGTSQDNRDALFVGFAGDLVVGVWVGRDDNTPMAHSMSGGSAPAEIWRAFMAPALAVDGRNATSLPGDYQPPRRLPPPTRKSPLPSDWDVDPSQWVGDLMKDAERLLDRL
- a CDS encoding ABC transporter substrate-binding protein; its protein translation is MNRVRLLLLGALALAGGCQKQETGAVRVVVAGDAPAVVDPADGPIDGPQAVLLSAVAQGLVRFDGDGNIVGGLAERWNVSNDGLLYIFRLQSGTWPGGRKIVAEDVARLLRREIARASRNSLKDTAGAVTQIVAMTDRVLAIQLFAPRPHLLQLLAQPEFGIVRGDVGTGPFTLAQQGRWMQLSRTLPSGEDEEPQVERVMLTAAPMTAAVRAFTDRKVGLVLGGTFADLPLTNDARLPRGTLRFDPAAGLFGLVPGRANGLLADREVRDLLDRAIDRPALVSALGVPDLQPRASILEGGLDGNIAPANPAWAGQQLSDRLPALVAEAHRLFPRKPGDQPPVIRVAVPRSPGGAALLQRLRADWRRLGIMVAHADDEDEADLRLIDWVAPSVSPAWYLRSFRCGAVPICVPQAEEPLNIARETLNVAERNARLAEAERMMRDNVLFMPLAAPVRWSLVRDLPGFQENRFARHSLSDLRNGSSQ
- a CDS encoding DUF4112 domain-containing protein; translation: MVTETKGAKIGRFTVSGEPRAVRDRIEGLEHVLERLVVLPGINRPVGLDVVLDFVPVVGPTVAAGLGAYLAWEARNLGMSKWQLSRMAGNIGVDWLLGMIPFVGAVPDFFFRSNTRNLRMIKRHLDRHHPETMTIEGKADEL